The genomic stretch CATGTACGCCGCCGTCGCCTCCGGCGAGGTCGACGTGATCGCGGGCTACACCAGCGATGGGCTGATTGCCAAATACGATCTGGTGGTGCTGGAAGATCCCAGACACGCGATCCCGCCCTACGATGCCATCATGCTGATCGCACCGAAGCGCGCTTCCGATTCGGTGCTGCGCGAGGCGCTGCAGCCGCTGCTCGGCAGGATCGACATTGCCGCGATGCGCGAGGCCAATCTGCGCGCCGCCGGCGGCGACGGCGCGTCCTCGCCGGATGCGGTGGCGCGCTGGCTGTGGGACAAGATCGGGAAACGTTAGCGCGACACCGGAGGCTGGATTTTTGGGATCAAGGAATTGCCTATAGTGTTTTTCAACCGCGCCGCCGCCCGCCTCATTCTGGCGCTTGCCTTGTTCGCACCCGCAGCTTCGCCACAGGCCAGCGCCGCCGGTTACCCCGACCGCTCCGTGCGCATCGTCGTGCCGTTCGGGCCCGGTGGCATTGCCGACACCACGGCGCGCATCGTCGCGGAAAAACTCGGCGACAAACTCGGGCAGCGCTTTTACGTCGAGAACCAGCCCGGCGCCGGCGGCATCGCCGCGGCCCGAACCGTGATCTCGTCGCCGCCCGACGGCTACACCCTGGCGCTGCTCTCCAATGGTACCGCGATCAGCGTCTCCCTGTTCAAGAAATTGCCGTTCGATCCGCTGAAGGACTTTGCGCCGGTTTCCAGCCTGGGGTTCTTCGATTTCATCTTCGCGACGGGATCCGGCTCGGAATTCAAAACCCTTGGCGACTTCATCGCTGCGGCAAAGGCAAAACCCGGCGCGCTCAATGTCGGGACCATCAATATCGGCAGCACCCAGAACCTGTCGGCCGAATTGTTCAAGACGCTGGCCGGGATCGATTTCACCATCATTCCCTTTCGAGGCACGCCCGAGGTGATGGTATCGCAGCTGCAGGGCGACATCGCGCTGATGATCGACGGCTATTCCTCGATGAAGGGCAATCTGGCCGACGGGAAATTGCGGGCGCTGGCGTCGTCGGGTCTGGTGCGATCGGAAAGCACGCCCGAGCTCGCCACCGTGCGCGAAAGCGGGGCTACCGGTTACGACGTGGTGTCCTGGAATGCGCTGTTTGCCCCGGCCGGCACGCCGCCGGAGATCGTGAACACGCTCAACGCCGCGTTGCGGGCTATACTCGCTGACGCCGAGGTGAAAAGGCGGCTGCTCGAACTCGGCATCGAGGCCAAGGCCAGTACGCCGCAGGAGATTTCGGCCCGGTTGCAGTCCGACATCGACAAGTGGCAGAGGGTGATCGAGAAGGCCGGAATTCAAAAGCAATAACCGCGTGGCGCTTCACCGGGCAACCGCGCCGAATATGGAGATCGTTTGGAATGACCGCGACATCGACCGAACCCAGGCATTGGAATATCGGCCTCGTCGGCTATGGCGAAGTGGGCCGGATTCTCGCCGAGGATTTGCGCAAGCAGGACGTCAAGATCGCCGCCTACGATATCAAGCTGCGCAGCGACCAGGCCGGCGGCGCGTTGCGCGATCACGCCGCCACGCATGGGGTTGCGCTGACGACGTCGCATGCCGATCTCGCTGCGCAATCCGACTTCATCGTTTCCGCCGTCACCGCGAGCCAGGCCGTCCCGGTCGCGGAAGCCTGCGCGCCGGCGGTGAAGCAGGGCGCCTGGTTCCTCGACTTCAATTCGGCTTCGCCCGGCGCCAAGCAGCGCGCGGCGGCGCTTATCGACGGCAAGGGCGGCCGCTATGTCGAGGGCGCCGTGATGACGTCGATCC from Bradyrhizobium sp. Ash2021 encodes the following:
- a CDS encoding tripartite tricarboxylate transporter substrate binding protein, which produces MFFNRAAARLILALALFAPAASPQASAAGYPDRSVRIVVPFGPGGIADTTARIVAEKLGDKLGQRFYVENQPGAGGIAAARTVISSPPDGYTLALLSNGTAISVSLFKKLPFDPLKDFAPVSSLGFFDFIFATGSGSEFKTLGDFIAAAKAKPGALNVGTINIGSTQNLSAELFKTLAGIDFTIIPFRGTPEVMVSQLQGDIALMIDGYSSMKGNLADGKLRALASSGLVRSESTPELATVRESGATGYDVVSWNALFAPAGTPPEIVNTLNAALRAILADAEVKRRLLELGIEAKASTPQEISARLQSDIDKWQRVIEKAGIQKQ